A genomic segment from Desulfonatronum lacustre DSM 10312 encodes:
- the zwf gene encoding glucose-6-phosphate dehydrogenase: MTKQDLRDLFVQTSVQPDSRSTVAMPDPSPGTGRHLPPCIIVVFGASGDLAMRKLFPALYHLHGGGHLPDHFAIVGCSRTEFDDPGFRDQVRKSLPSPDNGDQERRDAFLRSICYQQLQYDNPDDYMALSRRLESVSSLFGTQGNTLFYLAVPPQLYPEISTRLGESGLAQEKDRTHEWSRVVLEKPFGHDLESAKTLNDVLHRHFDEHQIFRIDHYLAKETVQNVLMFRFANTIFEPLWNRNYIEYVGITAAETLGVEKRAGYYEQAGVLRDMFQNHMMQLLSLVAMEPPARFQDEPVRDDKTKVFRSLRPFELQGKFSDLVLGQYAAGRIDDKDVPGYRDEENVAPDSLTPTYALLRSYIDNWRWQGVPFYICSGKRLAKKLSRIIIQFKDVPHAMFRHILGEQISSNRLILGIQPDEVINLTFQAKIPGMNNILRTVTMNFDYNQEGKTVIKDAYEKVLMDCLLGDQMLFWRQDAVRLCWAYLTPILELCESCGDRAKHLNFYPAGGWGPEEVATLYPDYLKDHA, encoded by the coding sequence ATGACCAAGCAAGACCTTCGGGATCTGTTCGTCCAGACCTCCGTTCAGCCGGATTCCCGGTCAACCGTCGCCATGCCCGACCCCAGCCCCGGCACCGGTCGCCACCTGCCCCCATGCATCATCGTCGTGTTCGGGGCATCCGGCGACCTGGCCATGCGCAAGCTTTTTCCCGCCTTATACCACCTCCACGGCGGAGGCCACCTGCCGGACCATTTCGCCATTGTCGGATGCAGCCGGACCGAATTCGACGATCCCGGATTTCGCGACCAAGTCCGAAAATCCCTGCCATCTCCGGACAATGGCGACCAGGAGCGCCGCGACGCCTTTTTGCGATCCATCTGCTACCAGCAACTGCAATACGACAATCCGGACGACTACATGGCCCTGAGTCGCCGTCTCGAATCAGTGAGTAGCCTTTTCGGTACCCAGGGCAACACGCTGTTCTACCTGGCCGTTCCTCCGCAACTCTACCCAGAGATATCCACCCGGCTCGGTGAGAGCGGCTTGGCCCAGGAAAAAGACAGGACCCATGAATGGTCCAGGGTGGTCCTGGAAAAGCCCTTTGGCCACGACCTGGAATCGGCCAAAACGCTCAACGACGTGCTGCACCGACATTTCGATGAACACCAGATATTTCGCATCGATCACTACCTGGCCAAGGAAACCGTGCAGAACGTGCTCATGTTCCGGTTTGCCAACACCATTTTCGAGCCGCTCTGGAACCGCAACTACATCGAATACGTGGGCATCACCGCGGCGGAAACCCTGGGCGTGGAGAAACGGGCCGGGTACTACGAGCAGGCCGGGGTGCTCCGGGACATGTTCCAGAACCACATGATGCAACTGCTTTCCCTGGTGGCCATGGAACCGCCGGCCCGTTTCCAGGACGAGCCGGTCCGCGACGACAAGACCAAGGTCTTTCGCTCGTTGCGGCCTTTTGAACTCCAGGGCAAATTCAGCGACCTGGTCCTGGGCCAGTACGCCGCGGGTCGAATCGACGACAAAGACGTACCCGGGTACCGGGACGAGGAGAACGTCGCCCCGGACTCCCTCACCCCCACCTACGCCTTGCTGCGCTCCTATATCGACAACTGGCGCTGGCAGGGCGTGCCGTTCTACATCTGCTCCGGCAAGCGCCTGGCCAAAAAATTGAGCCGGATCATCATCCAGTTCAAGGACGTCCCCCACGCCATGTTCCGGCACATTCTCGGCGAGCAAATTTCCTCCAATCGTCTGATCCTGGGCATCCAGCCGGACGAAGTGATCAACCTCACCTTCCAGGCCAAGATTCCAGGAATGAACAACATCCTGCGTACCGTGACCATGAATTTTGACTACAACCAGGAGGGTAAGACCGTCATCAAGGACGCCTATGAAAAGGTGCTCATGGACTGCCTGCTGGGCGACCAGATGCTGTTCTGGCGTCAGGACGCGGTCCGGCTCTGCTGGGCCTACCTCACCCCGATCCTGGAACTGTGCGAGTCCTGCGGAGACCGGGCCAAACACCTCAACTTCTACCCGGCCGGCGGATGGGGACCGGAAGAGGTCGCCACGCTGTATCCTGATTATCTCAAAGACCACGCCTGA
- the pnp gene encoding polyribonucleotide nucleotidyltransferase gives MNDLMNCTRLSTNLNGKEFIIETGRMANQADGAVWVQCGDTVVLVTAVAQALDREVSFLPLTVNYQEMSYAAGQIPGNFFRREIGRPSDRETLVSRVIDRPIRPMFPKKFPMEIQVIATVLSADPDNDPDVLALTGASAALHISRIPFLGPIAGIRVGCINGEFVLNPSFKDLTESTLNLVMAASRDAVVMVEAGATFVPESLIAKALEWGQQQVIPLLDLQDEMRDAIGKPKIAPKLTIIDPDLTTMVRDLAQGKLETALQIPVKAARKEAQKAVHQEVIQALVEKGVDIQAVGSQVDEIMEVLEKEVMRARIHREHIRLDGRDLTTVRPIDIQVGLLPRTHGSALFTRGETKALAVATMGSTRDEQRLDTLAGGSTKRFMLHYNFPPYCVGEARMLRGPSRREIGHGQLAERALTPVLPQPEDYPFTLRIVSEVMESNGSSSMATVCGASLSLMDAGVPISAPVAGIAMGLIKEGEDYLVLTDILGAEDHLGDMDFKVAGTAEGITAIQMDIKIAGIPTDVLSRALEQARDARLHILKEMNGVLDKPRTELSPYAPQLSVVHINPEKIREVIGPGGKTVKAITAATGASVDIDDSGKISIFAPTKDALDMAVEMVTFYNQVPEIGKDYTGRVKKIIEFGAVVEILPGVEGLVHVSQLDTSRVEEVADVVQLGQELKVKVIEVESSGRVRLSRKAVIMEERGEVFDMSSAARPSGGPRRDGGRGRDDRGRGDRGRR, from the coding sequence ATGAATGATCTCATGAACTGCACACGCCTGTCGACGAACCTGAACGGCAAGGAATTCATCATTGAAACCGGAAGAATGGCCAATCAGGCCGACGGCGCCGTCTGGGTGCAGTGCGGCGACACCGTCGTGCTGGTCACGGCCGTGGCCCAGGCCCTGGACCGGGAAGTTTCGTTCCTGCCCTTGACCGTGAATTATCAGGAAATGTCGTATGCCGCGGGCCAGATCCCCGGAAACTTTTTCCGGAGAGAGATCGGCCGTCCCAGCGACCGGGAAACTCTGGTATCCCGAGTCATCGACCGACCCATCCGGCCCATGTTCCCGAAAAAATTTCCCATGGAAATCCAGGTCATCGCCACGGTTTTATCGGCAGACCCGGACAACGACCCGGACGTCCTGGCGCTCACCGGCGCTTCCGCGGCCCTGCACATCTCCCGGATTCCCTTCCTGGGGCCCATCGCCGGAATCAGGGTCGGCTGCATCAACGGTGAGTTCGTGCTGAATCCCAGCTTCAAGGATTTGACGGAAAGCACCTTGAATCTGGTCATGGCCGCTTCCCGCGACGCCGTGGTCATGGTGGAAGCCGGGGCGACCTTTGTTCCGGAATCCCTGATCGCCAAGGCCCTGGAGTGGGGTCAGCAGCAGGTCATTCCCCTGCTGGACCTGCAGGACGAGATGCGGGACGCGATCGGCAAGCCCAAGATCGCGCCCAAACTGACCATCATTGATCCGGACCTGACCACCATGGTCCGCGATTTGGCCCAGGGCAAACTGGAAACCGCTCTGCAGATTCCGGTGAAGGCCGCGCGTAAGGAAGCCCAGAAGGCCGTGCATCAGGAAGTGATCCAAGCCCTGGTGGAAAAAGGCGTGGACATCCAGGCCGTGGGCTCCCAGGTGGACGAAATCATGGAAGTCCTGGAGAAAGAGGTGATGCGCGCCCGGATTCACCGCGAGCACATCCGCCTGGATGGTCGGGATCTGACCACGGTTCGGCCCATCGACATCCAGGTCGGTCTGTTGCCCAGAACCCACGGTTCGGCCCTGTTTACCCGCGGTGAAACCAAGGCTCTGGCCGTGGCCACCATGGGCAGCACCCGGGACGAGCAGCGCCTGGACACTCTGGCCGGGGGGAGCACCAAGCGGTTCATGCTGCACTACAATTTCCCGCCCTATTGTGTTGGCGAGGCCCGGATGCTGCGCGGCCCCAGCCGTCGGGAGATCGGCCATGGACAACTGGCCGAGCGTGCCCTGACCCCGGTCCTGCCCCAGCCCGAGGATTACCCGTTCACTCTGCGCATCGTTTCCGAGGTCATGGAGAGCAACGGTTCTTCGTCCATGGCCACTGTCTGCGGCGCATCCCTTTCGTTGATGGATGCGGGCGTGCCTATTTCGGCACCCGTGGCCGGGATCGCCATGGGCCTGATCAAGGAAGGCGAGGATTACCTGGTCCTGACGGACATCCTTGGTGCCGAGGACCATCTCGGAGACATGGACTTCAAGGTCGCCGGGACCGCCGAGGGCATCACAGCGATCCAGATGGACATCAAGATCGCCGGAATTCCCACGGACGTGCTCAGCAGGGCCTTGGAGCAGGCTCGTGATGCCCGGCTGCATATTCTCAAGGAAATGAACGGCGTGCTGGACAAGCCCCGGACGGAGCTTTCGCCCTACGCCCCGCAACTCAGCGTGGTGCACATCAACCCGGAAAAGATCCGCGAGGTCATCGGCCCCGGCGGCAAGACCGTCAAGGCGATCACCGCGGCCACGGGGGCTTCCGTGGATATCGACGATTCCGGAAAGATATCCATTTTCGCTCCGACCAAGGACGCCTTGGACATGGCCGTGGAAATGGTCACGTTCTACAATCAGGTTCCGGAAATCGGCAAGGACTACACCGGTCGGGTCAAGAAGATCATCGAATTCGGCGCGGTGGTGGAGATCCTGCCCGGAGTGGAAGGCCTGGTGCACGTTTCCCAACTGGATACGTCGCGGGTGGAGGAAGTGGCGGACGTGGTCCAACTCGGTCAGGAACTGAAGGTCAAGGTGATCGAGGTGGAATCTTCGGGTCGGGTCCGCCTGTCCCGCAAGGCCGTGATCATGGAAGAGCGCGGCGAGGTCTTCGACATGTCCTCCGCGGCCCGGCCTTCCGGCGGCCCACGCCGCGACGGCGGCCGGGGCCGGGATGATCGGGGTCGTGGCGATCGCGGTCGTCGGTAG
- the truB gene encoding tRNA pseudouridine(55) synthase TruB, with translation MDSETLTRKPDQAHGVLVLNKPSGPSSTQCLERIKRTLGQRKIGHAGTLDPLAQGVLLVLLGQATKIASYLTEGRKLYQGVLRLGVETDTYDILGKVLNSIDPAEADAPRIRAAVLEWERLTEQEVPPYSAAKHQGKPLYALSRSGRDVPVKRKPIQIFQAEVLSMDLPLVRFRVECSAGTYIRSLVHSLGKRLHCGAVLEELIRERSHPFALDQAHGLQAVLEEPESFSGKVIALRDALPHFSQHILSPEQARIVRHGGRLPWNFSGNGPQGEQPPAPGTRALFLDDREQPLALVESREADGLLQWTILRGLF, from the coding sequence ATGGATTCCGAGACCTTGACGCGAAAACCGGACCAAGCCCACGGCGTGCTGGTCCTGAACAAGCCGTCCGGGCCCTCGTCCACGCAGTGCCTGGAACGGATCAAGCGCACCCTGGGGCAGCGGAAGATCGGTCATGCCGGGACCCTGGATCCGTTGGCCCAGGGAGTCTTGCTGGTCCTTCTGGGCCAGGCCACGAAAATCGCCTCCTATCTGACGGAGGGTCGCAAGCTGTACCAGGGCGTGTTGCGTTTGGGCGTTGAAACCGATACCTACGACATTTTGGGAAAGGTTTTGAACTCCATTGACCCCGCGGAGGCGGACGCCCCGCGAATACGCGCCGCCGTTCTGGAGTGGGAGCGGCTCACCGAGCAGGAGGTGCCTCCCTATTCCGCGGCCAAACACCAGGGCAAGCCGTTGTATGCCCTGAGTCGATCCGGGCGGGACGTCCCGGTGAAACGAAAACCGATTCAAATTTTTCAGGCGGAGGTTCTTTCCATGGACCTTCCCCTGGTGCGCTTCCGGGTGGAGTGTTCCGCCGGCACCTATATCCGTTCCCTGGTCCACAGCCTGGGGAAACGCCTGCACTGCGGGGCCGTGCTGGAAGAGTTGATCCGGGAGCGCAGCCATCCCTTCGCCCTTGACCAGGCCCACGGCCTCCAGGCCGTGTTGGAGGAGCCGGAGTCGTTTTCGGGGAAAGTGATCGCGTTGCGGGATGCCTTGCCGCATTTTTCGCAACATATCCTTTCTCCGGAGCAGGCCCGGATCGTCCGTCATGGCGGAAGATTGCCCTGGAATTTTTCCGGCAATGGCCCGCAGGGCGAACAGCCTCCGGCTCCGGGCACGAGGGCCTTGTTTCTGGATGACCGGGAACAGCCTCTGGCCTTGGTCGAGTCGCGCGAAGCGGACGGCTTGTTGCAATGGACCATCCTGCGCGGCTTGTTTTAG
- the rbfA gene encoding 30S ribosome-binding factor RbfA, whose amino-acid sequence MRGPSRRSIRLADMIQRELAQLLQEEIQDPRLELVTISGVRLNSDLSIAKVFYTCTDDPVRLEEIAVSLGKAKGYLRTLLGKRLNLRSTPDLRFERDIFLEDMVYDGHHER is encoded by the coding sequence ATGCGCGGTCCGTCCCGGCGATCAATTCGCCTCGCGGACATGATCCAGAGGGAACTGGCTCAGTTGCTCCAGGAGGAGATCCAGGACCCCCGGCTGGAACTGGTCACCATCAGCGGGGTACGGCTCAACTCAGACCTAAGCATCGCCAAGGTGTTCTATACCTGTACCGATGATCCGGTCCGGCTGGAGGAAATCGCCGTCTCCCTGGGCAAGGCCAAGGGATATCTGCGCACCTTGCTGGGCAAACGCCTGAATCTGCGCTCCACCCCGGATCTGCGCTTCGAACGGGACATCTTTCTGGAGGACATGGTTTATGACGGTCACCATGAAAGGTAG
- a CDS encoding DUF933 domain-containing protein, translating to MKTALIGFAGAGKSELFAALAGAAAVPSGRAMVKVPEPRLRPLTELYKPPKITFTEIELLDLPGAAGAKGGGLGDRVLNEVRPYDCLLAVLDGFSGAAEPLDQLQAMEADFLIADLAVVEKRLERIAQDKKKTKLLHDPEEEAALLQAKEHLDRERPLRENEALLALPKLRGFRFLSAKPVLWAWNVGEDRLADVTVPEAGPGMVHIAVSARLERELAELQDDEERQAFMQDLGMNRSALDLVVGGVYNLLGLITFLTAGEKEVRAWPLRAGQPAQEAAGVIHSDIQRGFIRAEVLGWEDFLACKTFKTAKERGLLRLEGKEYVVRDGDIIEFRFNV from the coding sequence ATGAAAACTGCATTGATCGGATTTGCCGGGGCGGGCAAGAGCGAACTGTTCGCGGCCCTGGCCGGAGCGGCGGCCGTGCCCTCCGGGCGGGCCATGGTCAAGGTTCCTGAACCGCGCCTGAGGCCCCTGACCGAACTGTATAAACCACCCAAGATCACGTTTACGGAAATCGAACTGCTGGACCTACCCGGCGCGGCCGGGGCCAAGGGCGGGGGCCTGGGGGACCGGGTGCTCAACGAAGTCCGACCCTACGACTGCCTGCTCGCGGTCCTGGACGGCTTCTCCGGCGCGGCCGAGCCCCTGGACCAGCTTCAGGCCATGGAGGCGGACTTTCTGATCGCCGACTTGGCCGTCGTCGAAAAACGCCTGGAACGCATCGCCCAGGACAAGAAAAAGACCAAGCTTCTTCACGATCCGGAAGAGGAAGCGGCTCTGCTACAGGCCAAGGAACACCTGGACCGGGAGCGCCCCTTGCGGGAGAACGAGGCTCTGCTGGCCCTGCCCAAACTGCGCGGCTTCCGCTTCCTGTCGGCCAAGCCCGTGCTCTGGGCCTGGAACGTGGGTGAAGACAGGCTGGCCGACGTCACGGTCCCGGAAGCCGGTCCCGGAATGGTGCATATCGCCGTTTCCGCCCGCCTGGAAAGAGAGTTGGCCGAGTTGCAGGACGATGAGGAACGCCAGGCTTTCATGCAGGACCTGGGCATGAATCGCTCGGCCCTGGATCTGGTGGTCGGGGGAGTATACAACTTGCTCGGCTTGATCACCTTTCTTACTGCCGGAGAGAAGGAAGTCCGGGCCTGGCCCTTGCGGGCCGGCCAGCCGGCCCAGGAAGCCGCGGGCGTGATCCATTCGGACATCCAACGCGGCTTCATCCGGGCCGAAGTGCTGGGCTGGGAGGATTTCCTGGCCTGCAAGACCTTCAAAACCGCCAAGGAACGCGGCCTGCTGCGCCTGGAGGGCAAGGAATACGTCGTTCGGGACGGGGACATCATCGAGTTCCGGTTCAACGTCTAA
- a CDS encoding DUF503 domain-containing protein has translation MIIGVLRLEFRLHGNDSLKGKRKVAQSLKQKLRNKFNLAVSEVEAMDEHERLILGAVTISNDAARVESRLHKAMSLAEAAAPVEFVQGNTEIFRSTQDPGDIRADLLEGGSW, from the coding sequence ATGATCATCGGCGTCCTGCGGTTGGAGTTCCGGCTGCATGGGAACGACTCCCTCAAGGGCAAGCGCAAGGTGGCCCAGAGTCTGAAACAAAAGCTGCGCAACAAGTTCAATCTCGCCGTGTCCGAAGTGGAGGCCATGGACGAGCATGAACGGCTGATCCTTGGGGCTGTCACGATTTCCAACGACGCGGCCCGGGTTGAAAGTCGGCTGCACAAGGCCATGTCCCTGGCCGAGGCTGCCGCGCCGGTGGAATTCGTCCAGGGCAACACGGAAATATTTCGATCAACGCAGGACCCCGGAGATATCCGCGCGGACCTGCTGGAAGGAGGCTCATGGTAA
- a CDS encoding NfeD family protein, whose translation MPNPVKRRATMEHCRSNPAWSRKTLLRYALFQVPGIILVGVFLWVLHALLGVSARIAWVLLLLWLVKDALMFFFVWPAYQGSEGDGWYSLVGLRGEVRRPLRPEGYIRIRGVLWKARAEDQTAQIPPGTQVDVVGRDGIQLIVRPRP comes from the coding sequence TTGCCAAACCCGGTCAAACGTCGCGCCACCATGGAACACTGCCGCAGCAATCCCGCCTGGAGCAGAAAAACGCTGCTCCGATACGCTTTGTTCCAGGTTCCGGGCATCATCCTGGTCGGGGTCTTCTTGTGGGTGCTGCACGCGCTCCTGGGCGTCTCCGCAAGGATTGCCTGGGTGCTCCTGCTGCTCTGGTTGGTCAAGGACGCCCTGATGTTCTTTTTCGTCTGGCCGGCCTACCAGGGGAGTGAAGGCGATGGATGGTATTCCCTGGTCGGTTTGCGGGGCGAAGTCCGTCGTCCGCTCCGGCCCGAGGGCTATATTCGCATCCGCGGAGTGCTCTGGAAGGCCAGGGCCGAGGACCAAACCGCGCAGATCCCTCCAGGAACGCAGGTTGACGTGGTAGGCCGGGACGGCATTCAACTGATTGTCCGTCCCAGGCCGTGA
- a CDS encoding DHH family phosphoesterase, with protein sequence MKGSTADSWARVLRLLREGDNFLVAGHNNPDGDALGSTVALGWLLKALGKTYWLYNESPVPDRFSWLRFSQPLQQVYPDWEPRWYVLLDCGDVKRVGKDLAGRLPLERTINIDHHVSNRDFGAVNLVEPDRSSVGEMIGYLAQELDIPLSGPLGEAVYLALTTDTGSFSYENTGPKVLELAATIIRQGLNPGRFNALLQNQWRLNRLKLMGDVLSRARLFDDGRIGVLSIPKTFRDERQATIEDCDDMVDYIRRVKGVQIAVSLREDEPRKIKFSLRSSGDTDVEEIASSVGGGGHKNASGGELHHPLEDAEALLVRMVRQYFALADKNPSAAL encoded by the coding sequence ATGAAAGGTAGTACGGCGGACAGTTGGGCCCGTGTGTTGCGCCTGTTGCGCGAAGGCGACAATTTTCTGGTGGCCGGGCACAACAATCCGGATGGCGATGCCCTGGGCTCCACAGTGGCCCTGGGATGGCTGCTGAAGGCACTGGGCAAAACGTACTGGCTGTACAACGAGTCCCCGGTGCCGGATCGGTTCTCCTGGTTGCGCTTCTCCCAGCCCTTGCAACAGGTTTATCCGGACTGGGAACCGCGATGGTATGTTCTGCTGGACTGCGGCGACGTCAAGCGTGTGGGCAAGGACTTGGCCGGCCGCCTGCCTCTGGAGCGCACGATCAACATCGACCACCATGTCAGCAACCGGGATTTCGGCGCGGTGAACCTGGTGGAGCCGGATCGGTCCTCCGTAGGGGAGATGATCGGTTACCTGGCTCAGGAATTGGACATCCCCCTGAGCGGTCCTCTGGGTGAAGCCGTTTACCTTGCTTTGACCACGGACACGGGATCCTTCAGCTACGAAAATACCGGACCCAAGGTGCTGGAGCTGGCGGCGACCATTATCCGACAAGGGCTGAATCCAGGACGGTTCAACGCCCTGTTGCAAAACCAGTGGCGGTTAAACCGATTGAAGCTGATGGGCGACGTCCTGAGTCGGGCCAGATTGTTCGATGACGGGCGAATCGGGGTGCTTTCCATTCCCAAGACCTTTCGCGACGAGCGACAAGCCACCATCGAGGATTGCGACGACATGGTGGACTACATCCGGCGGGTCAAGGGGGTGCAAATCGCGGTCAGCCTGCGCGAAGACGAGCCCCGCAAGATCAAATTCAGCCTTCGTTCCTCCGGTGACACGGATGTGGAGGAAATCGCTTCCTCCGTGGGCGGTGGTGGACACAAGAACGCCTCCGGCGGCGAATTGCATCATCCCCTGGAGGACGCGGAAGCACTTCTGGTGCGGATGGTCCGTCAGTATTTCGCCTTGGCGGATAAAAATCCTTCCGCCGCATTGTGA
- a CDS encoding RNA methyltransferase — protein sequence MPLDHDPAAALLRQRLAVVLFRPKFAENVGSTARACLNMGCERILLAAPRDYAQERARPLATVHAEPLLDQARIFADLPSALAPFTQVYGTTARLGGRRATLLSPAQAARQIVGQILEGHDVALLFGPEDRGLTNAEIDRCSHLISIPTATATVSLNLAQAVLLILYECLQAARGAPSPIPKPLQADFVDHAEQEALFAALRHLLTAIDFLPKTNPNYGMLRLRRLWHRLGMRRSEYALLMGICRQMQWALGNKKKEG from the coding sequence ATGCCTCTCGACCACGATCCCGCGGCGGCCCTGCTCCGTCAGCGCCTGGCCGTGGTCCTGTTTCGCCCCAAGTTCGCTGAAAACGTGGGCTCCACGGCCAGGGCCTGCCTGAACATGGGCTGTGAGCGGATTCTGTTGGCGGCGCCTCGGGACTACGCCCAGGAGCGGGCCAGGCCGCTGGCCACGGTCCACGCCGAGCCGCTCCTGGATCAGGCCCGGATCTTCGCGGACCTCCCCTCGGCACTGGCCCCGTTCACCCAGGTCTACGGCACCACGGCCCGCCTGGGCGGTCGGCGCGCGACCCTGCTCTCCCCGGCCCAGGCCGCCCGCCAAATCGTCGGACAAATTTTGGAAGGCCATGACGTGGCCCTGCTCTTCGGACCGGAAGACCGCGGGCTGACCAACGCCGAGATCGACCGCTGCTCCCACCTGATCTCCATTCCCACGGCCACGGCCACCGTCTCCTTGAACCTGGCCCAGGCCGTTTTGCTGATCCTCTACGAATGCCTGCAAGCCGCCCGAGGCGCACCGTCACCGATCCCCAAGCCCCTCCAAGCCGACTTCGTCGACCACGCCGAGCAGGAAGCATTATTCGCGGCCCTGCGACATCTCCTGACGGCGATCGACTTCCTCCCCAAGACGAACCCGAATTATGGGATGCTCAGGCTGCGCCGGCTCTGGCATCGTCTGGGAATGCGACGGAGCGAGTATGCCTTGCTGATGGGAATCTGCCGTCAGATGCAGTGGGCCTTGGGAAACAAAAAGAAAGAAGGGTGA
- a CDS encoding C40 family peptidase, whose protein sequence is MRNSAISKNAFAASGAFTLLVRLNIRTSLQRLAVLLLPLAFLATLAGCGARHPPPRPAIPGSVAESVVQTALSKNGRPYVRGGTSPTSGFDCSGLVVWIFGKHGVELPRTAREQARSGVSVPLRQLQAGDLVFFRIGMRGSYHVGIATGRGTFVHSPRPGQRVREESLFASYWQQRLIAVRRVL, encoded by the coding sequence ATGAGGAATTCCGCCATTTCCAAGAACGCTTTCGCGGCGTCGGGAGCTTTCACTCTCCTGGTCCGCCTGAATATCAGGACGAGTCTTCAAAGGCTCGCGGTCCTGCTTTTGCCGCTTGCCTTCCTGGCCACCCTGGCTGGTTGCGGGGCCAGACATCCGCCGCCCCGCCCCGCTATTCCCGGCAGCGTGGCCGAGTCCGTGGTCCAGACCGCCTTGAGCAAGAACGGGCGGCCCTATGTCCGAGGAGGAACGTCCCCCACCAGCGGGTTTGACTGTTCCGGGCTCGTGGTCTGGATCTTTGGCAAGCATGGCGTGGAATTGCCTCGCACGGCGCGGGAGCAGGCGCGGTCCGGTGTTTCGGTTCCCTTGAGACAGCTTCAGGCTGGAGATTTGGTTTTTTTTCGCATTGGCATGCGGGGATCGTACCACGTGGGCATCGCCACGGGACGAGGCACCTTCGTCCACAGTCCTAGACCGGGCCAACGGGTTCGGGAGGAAAGCCTGTTCGCCAGCTACTGGCAACAACGTTTGATTGCCGTACGCCGGGTTCTCTGA
- the rpsO gene encoding 30S ribosomal protein S15: MVMSIEDKAKVIEEYRLKEGDTGSPEVQVALLTHRINELTGHFKTHKKDFHSRTGLLKLVGKRRGLLNYLKKKDVQRYRDLIERLKLRK, from the coding sequence GTGGTCATGAGTATCGAAGATAAAGCCAAAGTGATCGAGGAGTACCGGTTGAAGGAGGGCGACACTGGTTCGCCCGAGGTGCAGGTGGCCCTGTTGACCCACCGCATCAACGAATTGACCGGGCATTTCAAGACCCACAAAAAGGACTTTCACTCCCGGACCGGGCTGTTGAAGCTGGTCGGGAAGCGCAGGGGACTGCTGAACTACCTCAAGAAGAAGGACGTGCAGCGTTACCGCGATCTGATCGAACGACTCAAACTGCGCAAGTAG